The following proteins are co-located in the Echinicola sp. 20G genome:
- the ilvB gene encoding biosynthetic-type acetolactate synthase large subunit — translation MKDSRIRGAEIVIKSLVAENSEYIFGYPGGAIMPVYDALYDYADQIKHVLTRHEQGAIHAAQGYARVSGKVGVCMATSGPGATNLITGIADAMIDSTPLVCITGQVASPLLGTDAFQETDVVGFSMPGTKWNIQVRRVEDIAPAIAKGFHIARSGRPGPVLIDITKDAQNALGEFNYVPCLGIRSYRPYPKVNENSVAKAAEIINQAKKPYVLYGQGVVIGKAEEELKAFLDKSGIPAACTLLGSGALDEDHPQYVGKLGMHGNYAPNMLTNQCDVLIAIGMRFDDRVTGDLKRYAKQAKVIHLELDNAEINKNVKCEVSILGNCKESLPLLTEKLKENSHQDWLSEFRKLEEKEKSAVVSLDLLPTKTGLTMGEVIRYVNDFKKDDAILVTDVGQHQMIAWRYFKYKTTRTQVTSGGLGTMGFSLPAALGAQLADLNRQVICVVGDGGIQMTIQEFGTIMQTQSPVKIVLLNNNFLGMVRQWQQLFFDKRYSFTELDNPDFIKIAEAYNMKASKVTERDNLRDTVAEMMVHDGPYFLEVVVEKEDNVFPMIPTGCSVEEVRLS, via the coding sequence ATGAAAGATTCGAGAATCAGAGGAGCTGAGATCGTAATCAAATCTTTGGTAGCTGAAAATTCCGAATATATTTTCGGTTATCCAGGAGGTGCCATCATGCCAGTTTATGATGCACTTTATGATTACGCGGACCAAATCAAGCATGTACTGACAAGACATGAACAGGGAGCAATCCATGCAGCGCAAGGTTATGCGCGAGTCTCTGGAAAAGTCGGGGTCTGTATGGCTACTTCAGGGCCAGGTGCTACTAACCTGATCACAGGGATAGCAGATGCCATGATTGATAGCACTCCTCTGGTCTGCATTACGGGACAAGTGGCTTCGCCTTTGCTGGGAACGGATGCATTTCAGGAAACTGACGTGGTAGGTTTTTCCATGCCAGGAACTAAATGGAACATCCAAGTAAGAAGGGTAGAAGACATAGCTCCGGCTATAGCCAAAGGTTTTCATATTGCTAGATCAGGGAGACCGGGACCCGTTTTAATAGACATTACCAAGGATGCACAAAATGCCTTAGGAGAGTTTAATTATGTGCCTTGTCTTGGGATCAGGTCTTATCGTCCTTATCCAAAGGTCAATGAAAATAGTGTTGCAAAAGCAGCAGAAATAATTAACCAAGCTAAAAAACCCTATGTGTTGTATGGGCAAGGTGTTGTAATAGGGAAAGCAGAAGAAGAACTAAAGGCATTCTTGGACAAAAGTGGAATTCCTGCAGCTTGTACCTTATTAGGATCAGGAGCTTTGGATGAAGATCATCCACAGTATGTAGGAAAATTGGGAATGCATGGTAACTATGCCCCAAACATGCTGACCAACCAATGTGATGTCTTGATTGCTATAGGAATGCGTTTTGATGATAGGGTAACCGGGGACCTGAAACGTTATGCCAAACAAGCCAAGGTGATCCACTTGGAGCTTGACAATGCGGAGATTAACAAGAATGTAAAATGCGAAGTATCTATACTTGGCAATTGTAAGGAAAGTTTACCTCTACTGACTGAAAAACTGAAAGAGAATTCTCATCAGGATTGGTTGAGCGAGTTTAGAAAGTTGGAAGAAAAAGAGAAAAGCGCTGTAGTTTCCTTGGACTTATTGCCCACTAAAACTGGCCTGACCATGGGGGAGGTTATTCGCTACGTGAACGACTTCAAAAAAGATGATGCCATTTTGGTAACTGACGTGGGACAGCACCAGATGATTGCTTGGAGGTACTTTAAGTACAAAACTACTAGAACTCAGGTGACTTCTGGAGGTTTGGGGACAATGGGCTTTAGTTTGCCTGCGGCATTGGGGGCACAACTGGCAGATCTAAATCGCCAGGTGATTTGTGTAGTCGGTGATGGAGGTATACAGATGACTATTCAGGAATTTGGTACCATTATGCAAACACAAAGTCCTGTAAAGATTGTATTACTGAACAACAATTTCTTGGGTATGGTAAGACAATGGCAGCAGTTGTTCTTTGATAAGCGTTATTCGTTTACAGAACTTGATAATCCTGATTTCATCAAGATTGCTGAAGCTTATAATATGAAAGCTTCTAAGGTTACGGAAAGGGATAATCTTCGAGATACTGTAGCAGAAATGATGGTGCATGACGGCCCTTATTTCCTTGAGGTAGTCGTTGAAAAAGAGGACAATGTGTTCCCTATGATTCCTACAGGATGTTCAGTAGAAGAAGTGAGATTAAGCTAA
- the ilvN gene encoding acetolactate synthase small subunit: MNRYTISLFTENFIGILNRVTLIFTRRGVNIDALTASESKEDGVHRITIEVTTTEEQVIQIVKQTEKIIDVIKSFYYKDDEVVYQEIALYKIPISSLDPGLEKVIRQYNARIISAEKEFVVIEMTGHKEDTKALLEILKDFSILEFARSGRVAVAKPMGTIEQYLNN, encoded by the coding sequence ATGAATCGTTATACAATATCCCTTTTTACGGAAAATTTCATAGGTATTCTTAATCGAGTAACTTTGATTTTTACTAGAAGAGGCGTGAATATAGATGCCCTTACTGCTTCTGAAAGTAAGGAAGATGGTGTGCACAGGATCACCATAGAAGTGACCACGACTGAAGAGCAGGTCATTCAGATTGTAAAGCAAACTGAAAAAATAATAGACGTCATCAAGTCCTTTTATTACAAGGACGACGAAGTCGTTTACCAAGAGATCGCACTTTACAAAATTCCTATCAGCAGTCTTGATCCGGGCTTGGAAAAAGTCATCAGACAATATAATGCAAGGATCATTTCAGCAGAGAAGGAGTTTGTAGTGATCGAAATGACAGGCCACAAAGAAGACACTAAAGCACTGCTGGAAATTTTGAAGGATTTCAGTATCCTTGAATTTGCCAGATCAGGCAGGGTGGCGGTGGCCAAACCAATGGGAACAATTGAACAATACTTAAATAATTAA
- the ilvC gene encoding ketol-acid reductoisomerase, translating to MKLKFGTVEEDVVTREEFPLEKAREVLKDEVIAVLGYGVQGPGQALNLKDNGFNVIVGQRKDSKTWDKAVADGWVPGETLFELEEACEKGTILQFLLSDAGQIALWPTVKKHLSPGKALYFSHGFGVTYNDQTGIIPPKDVDVILVAPKGSGTSLRRMFVEGRGLNSSFAIYQDATGKARERVIALGIGVGSGYLFETDFYREVTSDLTGERGTLMGAIQGIFAAQYEVLRENGHSPSEAFNETVEELTQSLMPLVAENGMDWMYANCSTTAQRGALDWWKPFRDASKPVFEDLYKSVKDGKEAAKSIESNSKSDYRVKLEEELKELRESEMWQAGATVRKLRPENN from the coding sequence ATGAAACTGAAATTCGGAACAGTTGAAGAAGATGTAGTAACAAGAGAAGAATTTCCTCTTGAGAAAGCCAGAGAAGTACTTAAAGACGAAGTGATTGCTGTATTGGGCTATGGTGTACAAGGTCCAGGTCAAGCACTTAACTTGAAAGATAATGGTTTTAATGTAATCGTTGGTCAGCGTAAAGATTCCAAAACTTGGGATAAAGCCGTAGCTGACGGTTGGGTTCCTGGTGAGACGCTTTTTGAATTGGAAGAAGCCTGTGAAAAAGGTACTATCCTTCAGTTCTTGCTTTCTGATGCAGGTCAGATCGCCCTTTGGCCAACTGTAAAGAAACACCTTTCTCCAGGTAAGGCTTTGTATTTCTCTCACGGTTTCGGTGTGACTTACAATGACCAGACTGGTATCATTCCTCCAAAGGATGTTGATGTGATTTTGGTGGCTCCTAAGGGTTCTGGTACTTCCTTGAGAAGAATGTTCGTAGAAGGTAGAGGTTTGAACTCTTCTTTCGCGATCTACCAAGATGCTACTGGTAAAGCTAGAGAAAGAGTGATTGCTTTAGGTATCGGAGTAGGTTCTGGTTACTTATTTGAAACTGATTTCTACAGAGAAGTGACTTCTGACCTTACAGGTGAGAGAGGTACTTTGATGGGAGCTATCCAAGGAATCTTTGCCGCTCAGTACGAAGTATTGAGAGAAAACGGTCACTCTCCTTCTGAGGCTTTCAACGAGACTGTTGAAGAATTGACTCAGAGTTTGATGCCTTTGGTAGCTGAGAACGGTATGGACTGGATGTATGCTAACTGTTCTACTACTGCACAAAGAGGTGCTTTGGATTGGTGGAAGCCATTCAGAGATGCATCTAAGCCAGTATTCGAAGATCTTTACAAAAGCGTTAAAGATGGTAAGGAAGCTGCTAAGTCTATCGAGTCTAACAGTAAGTCTGACTACAGAGTGAAGCTGGAAGAAGAGTTGAAGGAGCTAAGAGAGTCTGAAATGTGGCAAGCTGGTGCTACAGTTCGTAAACTGAGACCAGAGAACAATTAA
- the leuC gene encoding 3-isopropylmalate dehydratase large subunit, translating to MEKKTLFDKVWDAHVVKSVPDGPDVFFIDKHFIHEVTSPVAFLNLEKRGNKVLFPERTVATPDHNVPTIDQDKTIKDKLSRMQVEKLRENCKKYNIELHDLGTDHHGIVHVIGPELGITQPGMTIVCGDSHTSTHGAFGAIAFGIGTSEVEMVFASQCIMQSKPKRMRITVDGELHKGVTSKDIILYIISKISASGGTGYFIEYAGSAIQSLSMEARMTICNMSIEMGARGGLIAPDETTFNYLKGKEHAPKGEDWDKALAYWKTLKTDKGAEFDLEYAYDAADIEPMITYGTNPGMGIKIKDNIPTTDGMEGSNKKSYIKSLDYMGFAPGEPIKGKKIDYVFVGSCTNGRIEDIRAVAEFVKGKKKADNITAWIVPGSREVEKQAIEEGLVGVLEEAGFKLRQPGCSACLAMNDDKIPAGKYAVSTSNRNFEGRQGPGARTLLASPLTVAAVAITGEVTDPREL from the coding sequence ATGGAAAAGAAAACATTATTTGACAAAGTATGGGACGCTCACGTGGTGAAGTCAGTCCCTGATGGACCTGATGTGTTTTTCATAGATAAACACTTTATCCATGAAGTAACCAGCCCGGTCGCCTTCCTTAACCTAGAAAAAAGAGGCAACAAAGTTCTCTTCCCTGAGAGAACGGTAGCCACCCCTGATCACAACGTTCCCACCATCGATCAGGACAAGACTATCAAAGATAAACTTTCTCGCATGCAGGTAGAAAAGCTGCGTGAGAACTGTAAGAAATACAATATTGAATTACACGATCTGGGTACAGATCATCACGGTATCGTTCACGTAATTGGTCCGGAATTGGGTATTACCCAGCCAGGTATGACCATTGTATGTGGAGATAGCCACACTTCTACACACGGTGCATTTGGAGCGATTGCTTTCGGTATCGGTACTTCCGAAGTTGAAATGGTATTTGCGTCACAGTGTATCATGCAGTCCAAGCCTAAACGTATGAGAATTACTGTGGATGGCGAGCTGCACAAAGGTGTTACTTCTAAAGACATCATTCTTTATATCATCTCTAAAATCTCTGCCAGTGGTGGTACTGGTTATTTCATTGAATATGCCGGTTCGGCTATTCAAAGCTTAAGTATGGAAGCAAGGATGACCATCTGTAACATGAGTATTGAAATGGGTGCTCGTGGTGGTTTGATTGCTCCAGATGAAACGACATTTAATTACCTTAAAGGAAAAGAGCATGCTCCCAAAGGTGAAGATTGGGACAAAGCTTTAGCTTACTGGAAGACTCTCAAAACCGATAAAGGTGCTGAGTTTGACCTTGAATATGCTTATGATGCTGCTGATATTGAACCAATGATTACCTATGGCACCAATCCTGGCATGGGGATCAAGATCAAGGACAATATTCCTACCACTGATGGTATGGAAGGTAGCAATAAGAAATCCTATATTAAGTCACTTGATTATATGGGATTTGCTCCTGGTGAGCCAATCAAAGGAAAGAAAATTGATTATGTTTTCGTGGGTAGCTGTACCAACGGAAGAATTGAAGATATCCGTGCTGTAGCTGAGTTTGTGAAAGGCAAAAAGAAGGCGGATAATATTACGGCTTGGATAGTTCCTGGTTCTAGAGAGGTGGAAAAGCAGGCCATCGAAGAAGGCCTTGTAGGCGTTTTGGAAGAAGCAGGGTTTAAACTTAGACAGCCAGGCTGTTCTGCTTGTTTGGCCATGAATGATGATAAGATTCCAGCAGGAAAGTATGCAGTATCTACTTCCAATAGGAATTTCGAAGGTCGTCAAGGGCCTGGAGCAAGAACCCTTTTGGCTTCTCCTTTGACTGTGGCGGCAGTAGCCATTACAGGTGAAGTAACCGATCCAAGAGAACTATAA
- the leuD gene encoding 3-isopropylmalate dehydratase small subunit produces the protein MAYDKFNILKSTVVPLPTENVDTDQIIPARFLKATERAGFGDNLFRDWRYDSEGNPKADFVLNDATYSGKVLVAGKNFGSGSSREHAAWAIYDYGFRCVVSSFFADIFKNNSLNIGILPVTVTPEFLDEIFAEVEKDPSTEVEVDINTQTITLLSTGRSESFDINSYKKENMKNGFDDIDYLLNIKEDIVAFEASK, from the coding sequence ATGGCTTACGATAAGTTTAATATATTAAAAAGCACCGTGGTTCCTTTGCCAACAGAAAATGTGGACACGGATCAGATAATTCCTGCAAGGTTCTTGAAAGCTACTGAAAGAGCAGGTTTCGGCGATAACTTGTTCAGGGATTGGAGATATGATAGTGAAGGAAACCCTAAGGCGGATTTCGTGCTTAATGACGCTACTTACTCTGGTAAGGTGTTGGTAGCAGGAAAGAACTTCGGTTCAGGATCCAGTAGAGAGCATGCAGCTTGGGCCATCTATGACTATGGCTTCAGATGTGTGGTTTCTAGCTTCTTTGCGGATATCTTCAAAAATAACTCTTTGAACATTGGAATACTACCTGTAACGGTGACTCCTGAATTTTTGGATGAAATCTTTGCCGAAGTAGAGAAAGATCCGAGCACGGAAGTAGAAGTGGATATCAATACACAGACCATTACGTTGTTGAGCACTGGTAGATCAGAATCTTTTGATATCAATTCCTATAAAAAGGAAAACATGAAAAATGGTTTTGATGATATCGATTATCTATTGAACATCAAGGAAGATATCGTTGCTTTCGAAGCAAGCAAATAA
- a CDS encoding alpha-isopropylmalate synthase regulatory domain-containing protein: MRLHKKIEIMDTTLRDGEQTSGVSFLPSEKLQIAKLLLEELKVDRIEVASARVSEGELEGVKKITHWASEKGYLDRVEVLGFVDTPASVDWLVLAGAKVLNLLTKGSLNHLTYQLKKTPEQHFADIAKCIEYASSKGIAVNVYLEDWSSGMRKSKDYTISLIDFLVSQEVKRIMLPDTLGLLKPEEVRTFVKEVTSKYPDIHFDFHAHNDYDLSVANVLEAVNHGISGIHSTINGLGERAGNAPLESIVASITDFTDFKLNVQENKIYRISKLVEQFSGLHIPSNKPVVGENVFTQTAGIHADGDNKKNLYYNDLLPERFGRTRKYALGKTSGKANILKNLMELGISLEPEELSKVTQKIIELGDRKERVTTEDLPYIISDVLQNNSIKKDILIEGYHMTHSKGLKPTVQLRLKVKDQFYEAHASGNGQFDSFMLALHKIYKSLNKTLPKLTDFSVSIPPGGKTDAFVETVITWDYGRIIKTKGLDSDQTVAAMMATEKMLNIIEQMNIGKTENTNLYGNEFSATAR, translated from the coding sequence ATGCGTCTTCATAAGAAAATAGAAATCATGGATACCACACTGAGGGATGGTGAACAGACCTCAGGTGTGTCCTTTTTGCCTTCTGAAAAGCTTCAGATAGCCAAGCTGCTATTGGAAGAATTGAAGGTAGATAGGATAGAGGTAGCATCTGCCAGGGTTTCTGAGGGGGAGCTGGAAGGGGTGAAGAAAATCACGCATTGGGCTTCTGAAAAAGGATACTTGGATAGGGTGGAGGTTTTGGGCTTTGTGGACACGCCCGCCTCTGTGGACTGGTTGGTCTTGGCGGGAGCTAAAGTATTGAACCTGCTGACCAAAGGGTCACTCAATCACCTTACCTACCAACTAAAGAAAACTCCTGAGCAACATTTTGCTGATATTGCGAAATGCATTGAATATGCTTCATCAAAAGGCATAGCGGTAAATGTGTACTTGGAAGATTGGAGTAGTGGGATGCGTAAGTCCAAGGATTACACCATCAGTTTAATTGACTTTTTGGTGAGTCAAGAGGTGAAGCGGATTATGCTTCCTGATACTTTGGGGCTTCTAAAGCCTGAAGAAGTAAGGACTTTTGTAAAGGAGGTTACCAGCAAATATCCCGATATCCATTTTGACTTTCATGCCCACAATGATTACGATCTCTCTGTAGCCAATGTATTGGAAGCTGTAAACCATGGGATTTCCGGAATTCACAGTACCATCAATGGCTTGGGCGAACGAGCTGGAAATGCACCCTTAGAGAGTATCGTGGCTAGTATCACGGATTTCACAGATTTTAAGCTGAATGTTCAGGAGAACAAAATCTACCGGATCAGTAAGTTGGTAGAGCAGTTTTCTGGACTTCATATACCCTCAAACAAACCAGTAGTCGGTGAAAATGTCTTTACCCAAACAGCAGGAATTCATGCTGATGGAGACAATAAGAAAAACCTTTACTACAATGATTTGCTTCCAGAACGCTTCGGAAGAACAAGGAAGTATGCACTAGGGAAAACATCAGGTAAAGCCAATATCCTGAAAAATCTGATGGAGTTAGGGATTTCCCTAGAGCCTGAGGAGCTTAGTAAAGTGACCCAAAAGATCATCGAATTAGGAGATCGTAAAGAAAGGGTTACAACGGAGGATTTGCCTTATATCATTTCGGATGTTTTACAGAACAATAGTATCAAAAAGGATATCCTCATTGAAGGATATCATATGACCCATTCCAAAGGACTTAAGCCGACAGTACAATTAAGGCTTAAGGTGAAAGACCAATTTTATGAAGCACATGCTTCAGGAAATGGGCAGTTTGATTCTTTTATGCTGGCATTGCATAAAATATACAAGTCACTCAATAAAACTCTGCCCAAGTTGACAGACTTTAGTGTAAGTATCCCTCCTGGAGGAAAGACCGATGCTTTTGTAGAAACTGTAATCACTTGGGACTATGGTAGGATTATCAAGACCAAAGGTCTTGATAGTGACCAGACTGTGGCGGCAATGATGGCCACAGAAAAAATGCTCAACATCATTGAACAAATGAATATAGGAAAAACAGAAAATACGAACTTATATGGAAATGAATTTAGCGCTACTGCCAGGTGA